The stretch of DNA aactaaatttcacgagaaattccttagataccatgcgcacagagctacggccgaatggctatcgagagagtaatttctgtttctaTTTGTATTtggacatgcgacagctctactgaagtacagagtGACCCGAGAGTCATTAAATCCTTTAAACATAAGGTgattatcaatacggcatctatagtcaatagttatactactaaTTCACGTTtaagctctcctttttactcttggaaagcactttccaacttcattttatagtgAGGTGTCATATTATCTCGCATTCATGCAACAGtaccagtggctatgtggatgTCGTGGTCATGTAAAACAACCTTGCCTTCCAGGCGGTTTAAGTTCGATCCTCGTTGACATCTTTCGGACTTTTTTTCGTACAATCCCAAgttgacgttcagtctgagagaaagagatgtctgctcccatacgtACAAACACTTTTATTTCCTCATTTCACACGAAAAAGCAGTTTGGGTGTGAGTACTCGATTGTGCAGAACAAGTGAATGGGAAAATTTGAATGCTTCTAGTCTTCACACACCagtggattgtaatgtataatatATTAAAATAATTTAAGCAAATAGCCTGGCCgggtatggaagtaaaaagtgccaaaTCAACCGCTGTATggaaattgatgcaaaaaaaaacaagatattCTGACTactttttgaacccctatgaggttcaacatggaatctatggtaaaaaagtacttttcaatgtttttcacgCTATTCTCGAtatcttcgagataaaaatgtgaaaaaaaatactgaaagtgcatcttactgtGGTGTATTGAGAAATattattaagaaaaaaatgcatcaaaaattttaatactaaaaacaatcttgaaatattgaagtTTCTTTAatgatttagagattcactaCTACTTTAATTCGTATTTAACTGTGTTTCTGcgtcttttctagatatgtgacatttttttcagaattttaacagttttgtgcgatacaataaaatatatttgaaaatataaattttgattttagaattttgagacttGCTACTGGTTCGATTTCTATTTCAATATGTTCGTatgtgatttttgatatttatgatttttttctgaaaatttagaGAACTACGCGGCGTTAAAATATCCAATgattaaaaaaatctattttgttcGTTTTCTAATATTTTGCTATTATCCTAAAATctataattgtattgtattcatgtGTTCGTGAAAAGTGCCTTCAAATCTcatctatggaaaatattgtataaggttaagtaatttttttgaatccgtatatggttcactataagagctgcagtcaaaaacgtagtttttctttttttcacgccGTACTCAAAAGGCTTGAAAAATTCTTGAAAGTTCGAGAAAATACGCAAAGTACGTCTATTGTGGTGAACCATgacaaattataatttttttaaagaacacgtttttttttcaatttaactaTTTTTCGGTGGCtcgaaattttgtatttttaaatttatagatccattaaacataattttcaatttgtgtttatgtgttttttcagaatttttgtttttttttatttttgaatatttgatttgaaatttaattttttaatatgtaatatgtaatttttaatatgaaattttggAATTATTAAATTAAGTTTTGAGATACAGTACTGTTATATTCgtacttctttttttttatattcatgatTGTTTCATAATGATCGATTATTGAACGTACTATTTTAAGGTAATTCTTGAATacagttataaaaaaaaaggattttgcgTTGGAAATGGTATATTGATTCAGAAGGGATATATAAAGTATTTTATTGAAAAGCACAAATTTCCGGTAtaaatttgacagaatgtaataCATTTTAGAATTTAGTGATTTAGATTTTGTGAACATAGAGTTGTGAAATCAAAACTCGAAACATAGAATATTTCCGATTGTGATAGTCGAGCAGTGTAAATTGTGTAACAATAAACATTTAGAATACCAAAAGCCATATAACACCTAAACATGGACGAATGTAACAAAATTTGAGAAAACATAATACTTCATCATTTTCCACAAACTGACCAAAAAAGTCACTGACAGGGGGTTTCCACTTGAAGTCAGGAAGCTTCTGCATCTTTGTCAAAAGACTGAGGAGAAGTAACAGCAACTTGCAGTAAATCAATTTCTTTGAAATGTTTTCCTAATTTTCACCGTCTGCATTTTTATAGTTCtcgaaatattctgaaaaatatCACCATTATCAACACATATAATAAATacacaaacaaataaatatataaatttaaatataAACTAAACCTGTAATGGGTCTCAAAACTctaagaaaaaatcaaaatttaggaatatatttttttttgtgacaattttgacagtgttgcgttaaaattctcaaaaaaaaatcgcacatatcaagaaaagatgcagaattaaatttgaatgtattAAATTTAGAGTAGAAGTAAATCTCTAAGACCcctgaatttttttcttcaatatttcaagaattttttagtacttaaattttttttttttatcccatttatttatttaaggctcattagcatttcagctgttacagagccgaattttaatcgtgtacatgtcacatggttatcatatctataattagcacattacacagtagttgtcattcgccagtattccttctataccattacatatggtacattcacacagtagccatttaggcgtaagagtattctttctgttcttccattatccagttagaccggacagcggagacagttgattgatcattgttgagttatttatagaacagcagcccgatgtgtcttgcagagcagagcagttgtatggatgaatcgatcttatttcgaccgtggatcgatctccatcgctgatgattgttgcgtggacgaagctattctgtaacaacacaaagatggtcaatgagggtcctgagttttgaactcacgatcgatcgcttactaagcgatcgcgcaaccaatgtggctacggagaccccccatacttaaatttttgatgaatttttttttgataatatttctaGATACACCATTATAAGATGCActtccagtatttttttttcaaatttttatctagaAGCTATCGAGAACggcgtgcaaaaaattgaaaagtacgtttttcaacaTGGATCCTTTGTTGAACCTCAGAaggtttcaaaaaaatatcaaaaatttcttatttagtaccctatacaatattttccatagagcgggtgatttggtttggaggcactttttacttccatacccGACCAGGccctttctgcataactcgagaattaaccaagcaagcAGAATCAGATTCGGTATGTGGACATTTCTGGGGGCAcaaaatgtttctgtggtggttcgacactcctcctccctgtCTGTAAAAAGTCagtatagtaaaaaaaattgtaaagggtcaattagacgaataatcaatgaacagtcctgcgattggacccatgaacgttcgcttaataagaaaacatgaatgtttgaatgaattgataacaaaaactacGTTTTAAGCGCAACCAAGTTTACCGGGTTGGttagtatattatacaaatttaaggaaatttccgattcttTTAGTATGCAAATCGTCCAAATCCGTGCGATGcaagtagttattaacgttaacttcatttcatgtTTTCTGAGttggcaccctcaatgaaagacgtaatcctaagtCAAAAGACATTGTgttattgaattcaaatttcatattttggatTATTGTATTCAATGATTCAGGTTTATAATTTGGGATTTTCTGTTTTTGTACGCAATTAATCTTAGGAGTTCTTCGCCGGCGCGTGTTAAAATGAAAGAACTAGATTCCCCACGAACAGCGTTGCCAAGTACTATTTTCCTAAATTAAAAGTATAAATCGTCGAAAATcagaaagtgaaaaaaaagcAATTAGTTTGAAAAATCCTCGGAACTTGTGAGCAAAGTGAATATAATGCGAACCTTTGACTCCGTAAGATATGAAATATTTCAGAACGAAAATCCCGAGCTTTGCGACGAATTATCATCggtagttatttaaaaaaatggtcaTTACAACTTGATATTGGGTATATTTTATGCGTTTTATAGTATTCAAACCTACTTTCGCTTTTTCGGCGTTATTCACGTCCATtatccaaaattcaaaatcgaTTGGAAATAAATATGAACATTTTTCAAACCATTGACGATGCTTTCCACAGCCAGTCGGTTCCGTCTTTTCAAATTGTCAGTGATTGTGGTGAAAGTGCTTCATTCGTTGCCCCCGATGAACATCCGGTTTTCATGAAATGCCCGAGCAACTCTCCGCCCGTAGTTAGTGCTTGTCCTTTCCTACGGATAATTATTTTTCAACGTAGACTCTGATTGAAGGTATCGAAAGATAAATAGACTCAGCATAGAAATCAACTAGGGCACACTCGGACCCGGGGTGTTAAAGAGATCACGTTCAACCGATCTTCAATCCGCCCttccatggcaaaccgatataatTGTTCTCGGGTatccgtgaaaagtggtatttttgtttcTCAATGCAAATTATTGgacttgtttttttattaatgtgcccatttctattctaaggtagtccgaaaaatcatttttttccaatgttttacaaaaattacttttttcgaaTATCCCTTACTTTTaagctactgaaccgattcagatgatcgatatatcaaattgaagccaattaactCGTtaatattgattatatttgttttttattatttcattaaaattttcattttttaaatttttgcaaacATCAAAAACTCTTGAACTACTCGACCGATCCAGATGATTTATATAtttaattgaagtcaatgaactagtttttttttgaaaaaaactggaagtgggttatatctgcggtataaccgcaagggtggcgtaggattatcgttgatttagtgatcatttgattttagttgcatctgaatcaattctaaatgaatgaaatattcatttatttggggaacttcgaaaacgagagcattacgttgaaggcacaatattcagcaaaagaagcaatcacatgaaagttgtataatacataatacattgcttgtattgtgatatgattcgtattccatttccaatagacaaaatatctgttgcttcaaatcaattgccgaaagacgtggtcctaagatgatcgcacttgattgaaaaatcacagaaccaaatgtatttggtcgcagtattatacggatagaaaacataataaactcttccgcttgaatgtaattttcaaattccaggggaactggcagattatttttcagcaacgataacatctttccgaaatcttctcgacgctggatggcaatcaaacgaaaatagttccgcgcgtgtatgtgtgtgtgtggcggctgctccgatgtctccgaTGTTTTTAgatgctccctcacagttccaaacaaactgaatgtgtttcaggtcaggtcaggccaggtaatgaatccctcgatccctcgccgtccagctcgtccagctcgttcagtttgttcaactcgttcagtaacgatgttgtctgaATGCgatcagtaacgatgttgaatgaatgcgtctcaccaccagagtatcgcttaagtatgctttttgtccgtgattgaatcaggctcttggtgacaccgttcatcagcgctttcatgataaacgacgTTAGCTTCAAcacacagcgacaacatgctccaatcgctgttcaattataattgagtggatttccgaacgacgctcgtttatataccgattcgtgatttcaatagcctgttttgaaagtaattttaagactattgaaacaagtttggatgaaaaagtaacaaatatataacgcgtagacattttatctttcgaatgaagtgtttatcataccatttcatttggttgtttaggagctataaacgctcaaaatctcggtctccggcaaacgctttcgtttttgaaactttgatttttcaccccggtatagaaatgaaagacgtagtcctacgtcaaaatactacACATGcggtaaaatttaattttagtcgcatagatctagtctagttgCATAGGAATTTTGAACGAAGACAAAAAACATGTTCAATTTGAGAAttgataactcaaaaacgagaaaaaaaacctgcTCTGAATTGTGGATCTGTTATGTAAATGTACTTcggctttcaaggaaaaatataaaaaaaatatagcgccctctatcatTAACCgaataaactataaaaaatgaatacaatcaatgataacgaaaacaaaatcaaaaattttttgtgagtttaatatttttccaaagaattaACTCATTAACCTCAatatgatatgtcgatcatctcaatcggttcGGTAGTTTTGAAGttgtgaattaaaaaaaaaaattcttggaaaaaataattttttgaaccatcggtgaactttgaaaaatcataactcaaaaacggaaaaaagccttttcgattttcagatttctgatttcttttttttttttttgaatcctcagctatcaaaaaaaaatatagcgccctctagtccaaagccacgtAAATAATGAAATACTAAATGAAAATTCACAGAGGCGGAAGAGAGTTTTTATTAACTAAAAGCCAAAAAAGCGCACTTTCGCTAATTACTCCTAGAGCTCGCCTCATATTCACGAGGTTTTCATCCCTTGGTGCCCATGAATCAATGTGCAACATTTGGATTCCTGGTCTTTTATCAGCTTATCACCGGTAACTAAACAACTATTTCGAAATGACAAAAACACTCAATACTCAGTATTGGACTAATATCGGATTCTCATCGTTTGAGATTTCTCATTGCGTTCACGTTTTACTATAGCAGGCACTTCGTGCTCTTGTCAGTCGACTCAAAACGAAAGCTCAAAATATGTATCATCATTCCCATTTGCATAACATTCCATATTCTAAGGCTGCCATTGGCGACCCCATTGCCATTTTCACCACCACCACCCACTGTTGGCTGGAAAACATTGCCATCCATTTAAAGGACCGCTTCTCGAATGGAAAATTCAATCGGGAGGATTGAAGAAAGATGGAAGCTGCGATGTGTAGAAAATAACGACAATTTTACGTGCGCCCGTATGTGTGCATGTATTGCACCAGGGCGTAGCGAAGATTTGATCCGGTGTTTCCAAACCATCCGGAGCGCGAATAGAGTGTTGTCAAGCTACTAACAAGCCAGATATGCTCGTCAACAACGGGGCACAAGAGGAAAGCACAAGATTGTGCTTTCCTCCGTTTTCCAGGCGATATCTTTAACAGGAAATTGAAATTCAAGAAACGTTCAATGGTGACTATCCCTAGTTAGGAACAGTTGATTGGCTCAAAAGGATGTAACAaatacaacaataaaaaaaacggcGGCGCTCTAAAATATTTCGCGTTGGATTGTGGAAGAAATGATCGAGACGCTTACACAACGGAAACAGCGTTACAGTTTACAATTTTTGTGTTTGGCACTGTACGAGTAATATCACATGCCAACACAATCAGGTCCTTGTTGGCTGAACGGATCAGCCTCCTGGCCTGGCGCTGGAGACGTGTCCCTTATCGAATGAAAATGACAAGGCACTGACAGAATCTGAAGGAATTTTAGCATCGAATAAACAGAGGAGACAAATCCTAGTGATTGATTTGGGTCTAGGCgttgataaagaaaaaaacgcCCTCCCAGAGCGTCTGCAGTTTGTCATGTTATGCTGGAGGATTACGATGACAATGGTGTTTACTATGATTAATAGCGTTATTCGCGTTCAGATAATAAGGTCTATTTAGAGTGCaagattgtgaaaaaaaatttatttaaccaatcaaacgaaacagtgttattgaaatattcattttgaatattttcctcTCACCATGTCAAAGCATATTTCAAGAGAATTCCAATCAAAATACCAACAGAGAGCTGCATCGTCGTCCCAGCAGAAACTGACTTCAGCACAAATGAGTCGTATGGTTCCAGTTCTACATCACTGATGTCAACCACATCCCttaaatagataaaaaaaatagttacatATGTGACAATCAAGCTCATCGTCGACGCTTACCCTTTCGTGTACTTCGACTTCGGTTGAGCCACCTGGACCACCATCTCCTGGGGCAGATTCACAAAGTCTCCCAAATCGATCCGGCTCTTCTCACCCGCCATGTTCAGAATGGTCAGAAATGAATCCGCACCCCGAAGTTCCCTCAACAGAGCGTAAACATTCACACCCACGGTCCGATGCAAATAGTCACCGCTAATGATGGTTTCGTGTCGCCTCAGCTCTGCCAAGCTACGGAAGTGATGGAATGTGCTCTCGGAATCCCCCTGCAGCAGATCGGCGTTCCGCGTGGCGTAATCCGGATGAACCTTAAGCCAGGTAGTGCTGTTGGTGCTGAATCCGGCGCTGGTGGAGCTATCCCACTGCATTGGTGTTCGCTGAGGATCACGGTCATCGAACTGTCGGGCCTCCGGATAGTCCAGCATTCCAATTTCTTCACCCTGTGGTGGAGGgaaccaaaattaaaaaaaaaagcttaacATTAACGCTGGAGAATACAAAAAGTGAGCGCAatccaaaatattattttggagAAAATGAAACCCATTTTATCTTGGAATATGGCTGTAGAGATCTAGAATATCCAGAAGAATTTCAAACCACTCACATAATACGTAATACTGGTCCCGGGCAGCGTGTGCAGCAGCGTCATCACCTGGTCCACCCGGTTTTCACCAACCCGTGAAGCCACGCGGGAGTGGTCATGAGAACCGATAACCCAGCTGGGTGTGTGTCTCGCAGGCATATGATTCATCCACCAGTCTATCGATTGTTTCAATCCAACCGCGTTCTGGTTACTTTTGAAATCGTATATCAACTGGAAGTTGAACGGCATTTGGGCTCCTTTACGTTTTCCGTCCGCACTTTCGTAGTACAGCATTGTCTTCTCAATAGAGGCATACGCTTCCGTCATCAGAATTAATCTTTGTCCGTTTATTTGTGAATACTCATCCAGTAGATCTCGCCACTGGTATACGACGTCGTAAACTTCGTCGAGATCCTTAGTGTGTATGTGATCCAGATAATCGTATTCTCCCGGTTTCCCATAACCGGACAGTGGTTCATCTCGAAGATCCGCATCTTCGAACAAGTGATTTATTGCATCCAGTCGGAAGCCATCGACTCCATGGTCAACCCAGAACAACAACATTGTAGTCATCTCCTCCAAAACCTTCACATTGCGATAGTTCAAATCCGGTTGCTCTCGGGTGAACTGATGCAGGTAATACTCCTCACGACCCACGTGGTACGTCCAAGCCGAGCCACCGAATACGCTGATCCAATTGTTAGGCGGATCGTACTTTCCGGTGATTCGATTGAACTTACCAGGATGCCAAACGTAGAAATCAACATAATCTGGATCCCTTGCGGCCGATTTGTTGAACCACTCGTGCTGGTCACTCGAATGGTTCGGTATAAAATCCAACATCAGTTTGATCCCATTGCGATGCGCTTCCCTCACCAGCTCGTCAAAGTCCTCCAGTGTTCCATACTCCGGCTGAATATCGTAAAAATCGGAAACGTCGTACCCGAAATCCACCAACGGGGACTTGAACGGTGGACTCAGCCAAGCTGCATCAACTCCGATGTCCGCCagatatttcatcttcgaagtaATCCCCGGCAGGTCACCGATTCCGTCCCCATCGCTATCCATGAAGGACCGGGGGTAGATTTGATAGAAAGTTGCATGATGATACCACTCCTTCGGTTTCGGTTCACGAATGTCGAAACCACAGGTCCCAGCAAAGAGAAGCGCGGCAACCACCAGAATACGCATTGTTAACGTTTGCACTGTCCAGCTGCTACTGTTCATTGGTGGCGATAGCATGATTATTCATAGTAGTGGCACTTGTTGTGTAAGTCATGTATTAATGTTTAGCCCGGCAAGATAATGGACCGTAAATCAAATTCGAATGATGGAAGTTGCCTTTGTTTGATAATGattcattgacgaaaaaaaaatcatttcggtAGCCTATGATAAATTTTCACACCAAAGATATTGCTGATAAGTGAATCGGAATACACAAATGAATTGTGATCACCTTATTTCAACCTCTAGGAATCAACAAACACATAAATGAGGTGATAAACTctgagcaaaatattttttgacgtaagactgtgACTTTCCGTGAGGgtgtcaaataaaaaaagaaacaaatcaCGCCCTTATGAAGTCGTTTTAATGTTATTCTTTCGAATAATAAATCGCGCTAATTCCTGACAGCAGTACAAAACAGCTTCAAGCTGTAATTTTATTTGAATGCATTATTTCATCATCAgttcattaatttattatttacttacaaattcagtgcgaaaaaaggatCAAACCAAATGGCAAAATGATCTTAACGAATATTATAAATTACGATTATCCTCTTGTATATTCTGTTGTTTTCATCAGCATGACAAGTATTGCTAAGCATGACGAGGCATCTCTAAACTATTGTCGTCCTGCATGGCAGGGTTGCCGATCTCCTGGTGGTGGCAACATCCTCCCCCCGGTGGAACCCGTGGTGGCTGTGGTTCCATCTACGCCTGCAACCTCCAGCACAGGCAGTTTTGAAACTGGTCGCCGAAATACGCCACTGGAAGTTTGCACGATTGCTTGTCTAACGGTGCCATCTTTTCCGGTTATCACCTCCAATATTCGACCTCGATTCCAATTGTTTTTTCTGGTATCATCCAACACCAGTACAAGGTCATCCACTTGCGCATTCCTCGTCTCACCAAACCATTTCGTACGTTTTGTGAGTACTGGCAAGTACTCTCTGATCCAACGCGACCAAAATCGATCCATGCATCCTTGAATCTTATTCCAtgattgttttagcatcacactaTCGCTTGTGGTTACGCTGCATTCCTCTTTTGAACCAGATGAACTCCCTAGAAGGAAGTGGTTAGGAGTAAGAGCCTCTTGTTCCTCAGAGTCCAGAGGTAAGTACGTCAAGGGCCTACTATTCACATTCCGCTTCCAATAGCAATGTATGCAGAGATTCATCATTCATTCGTTCATCGTTATACGCCGAGATAATAGCAGTTTTTATCGACCTTACCATCCGCTCCCACGCACCTCCCTTGTGTGGGGCACTAGGAGGGATGAATCGCCACTTAGTTGTTGTACTTGTGAAGGTTCTAGTTAGTCCAGCATTGATTTGCTCCCTCAAAACTCTTTCTGCACCTTGAAAATTTGTAGCATTGTCACTGTGTATTTCTAGGGGAGCTCCACGACGACAGACGAAACGGCGCACGCTTCGGATACAGGACTCAGTGGTTAAATTGTGGACCATCTCCACATGGACAGCACGAATTGTCATACATGTGAAAAGCGCCACCCAGCGCTTCACACTACTTCTTCCAACTTTCACGAATAAAGGCCCAAAGTAATCAACCCCTACATAACTGATAGGGCGTACATACGGAGATAATCTGGCTAATGGTAAAGCTGCCATTTGAGGAACTCGTGGGACTGCTTTTTTTATCCTACAGTATTGACAGTTTTCAACTACTTTCTTCACCTGGGCTCGTAAATTCGGAACGTGGAAACGTTGGCGAACTTCATTGACCACTGTCTCATTGTTCGCGTGTAGCAGAATACGGTGCTGTCGATCGATGATTAGATGAGTTAGGTGATGTGATTTTGGCAATATGATGGGGAATTTGAGATCTCTTGAAGCGCAAGAAGCCGCTCCTATCCTACCATCTATTCGTAGGATGCCTACTTCATCCAAAGTCGGTGTAAGTTGATACATTTTGCTGGTCTTGTCCAGAGCACGACGTTCAGTATCAGCTACTTTTTGATTTCTAGATAATGTTGCCATCTCTTCTGCAAAACACTCCCACTGTACCGATCGAATCAAAAATTTTTCAGCCTCATGTAACTCGTTCTGTGTTAGATCACCAGTTTGGTAATTGCGGTTGCGTTTCGAATTGACGATAAATCGGTAGACATAAGCAACGGAACGATGCAAACGATTCCAGGACGAAAATCAAGCTTATCGGCTCTCGGTGACGAAGATGTTCTCACTTTCTCGATAAAGGATTCTATCAAAATTTCGGGGCGACCAAAACGCATCCGCAGTGACTCAATCACTTGGGGTACGGAGGTGGGTAGAATTAAGCGACTCCGTACGGCCTCCCAAGCAATGCCCTTTAGGCAGCGTTGAAGACGAATCATGTTTTCGCCGTCACCATACCCACACGCCTCCGTAGTGTAATTAAAGTTGGTAATAAAAACAGGCCAGTCCGCAGGAACACCTGTGAAAACTGGTAAATCTCGTGGAAGAATTTGTCTAGCAGCGAGTTGATTTTGTGTTGGTCCAACTCTAACGGGAACCTCTTCTGCAACTGGTTCATTAGTGACATAATTCTGACCTGAGTGCGCGACgcttcgctgctgctgctgctgtggtaAGGGAAATTCGAACAATGGGTTTCGGTTCCCAGTAGATACTTGAGAAAAAAACACTGTTTCGTTGTCCTAAAGATACGTTATTTCGCGATTGATCAAAAGTGGTGGATTCACGTTGAATAGGTTGCTTTACGGTTGCGACAGGGGGGACATTTTGAccacttttttttaatgaaacgagttcacgctgctgttcacGATCATTTTGCAAATCATCGCGTGCAAGAGGTAAAGAACCATCGACGTGTTCTATGAAGCGAGTGCTATTCCTTGATCCCATAGGGATTGATGGTGCCATCGATACTGGTGCTATGGTTTCTACCGgagatatttcacaatttaCCCCATTCAGTTGAAACGAACATCCTCTTGAAACATTTGTTGTATtcggaagagttttaggaatcGCCCCCTTCGCTATCGTCGATATTGATTCATTACGTGTTTTCTGTAATTCAAGCTGGAGTTTTTTCAGTTGCTCCTGTAAATCCTGGATCAGCTTCTGGGATTCCTCCTCGCGCCTATTCATTTTTCCCTGGAGTTCCATCACAAGTTTGCCTTGTTGCTGTGACGATTGGGCGTCCTGCTGGGTTACTGCTTCGATGGCAATACCACCCACTGCACCTTCATTTTCGTTTACAGCCATGGAAGCTTCTGCATGCTGCTCCACCCACCGATTAGTGCGTCTCGTTGAACTGACGATACTACGCTTACTACGAACACTCTTGTTTTCGTCATCTCGTCCTGCCTGCACCTGTTGCTTTTGTTCCAGGTGCTTTTTTTGTAGTTCGTGTTCCCGTTGCATTTGCTGCCTCTCTAGCTCATGCTGCTCAGCCAAACGTTGCTCGCGTAATCTCTGACCAGAGGACGTTGATCTCGTTGAGGACGCTACGACGGTAGTTGATTGGTTTGTGATTGGAAGGCATCGTGAACAGATCCAATCACGGCATTCCACTGATGCTGTTACCCCGGCACAAGAGAAATGCCACCAGTCATCACATTTATCGCAGCATACCATGTTGTCAGCCGTATCAGGCCGATTACAAGCTACACACGACTTGGTT from Toxorhynchites rutilus septentrionalis strain SRP chromosome 3, ASM2978413v1, whole genome shotgun sequence encodes:
- the LOC129775297 gene encoding alpha-glucosidase-like, with the protein product MRILVVAALLFAGTCGFDIREPKPKEWYHHATFYQIYPRSFMDSDGDGIGDLPGITSKMKYLADIGVDAAWLSPPFKSPLVDFGYDVSDFYDIQPEYGTLEDFDELVREAHRNGIKLMLDFIPNHSSDQHEWFNKSAARDPDYVDFYVWHPGKFNRITGKYDPPNNWISVFGGSAWTYHVGREEYYLHQFTREQPDLNYRNVKVLEEMTTMLLFWVDHGVDGFRLDAINHLFEDADLRDEPLSGYGKPGEYDYLDHIHTKDLDEVYDVVYQWRDLLDEYSQINGQRLILMTEAYASIEKTMLYYESADGKRKGAQMPFNFQLIYDFKSNQNAVGLKQSIDWWMNHMPARHTPSWVIGSHDHSRVASRVGENRVDQVMTLLHTLPGTSITYYGEEIGMLDYPEARQFDDRDPQRTPMQWDSSTSAGFSTNSTTWLKVHPDYATRNADLLQGDSESTFHHFRSLAELRRHETIISGDYLHRTVGVNVYALLRELRGADSFLTILNMAGEKSRIDLGDFVNLPQEMVVQVAQPKSKYTKGDVVDISDVELEPYDSFVLKSVSAGTTMQLSVGILIGILLKYALTW